TTTCTTTTATAACTGTTTAATCCGCCATCCCAATCCTCTGAAACATTCCATTACCTTTTAAGATCGAACTTCAATTGATTGTGCATTGCATAGCTATGTCTGTGTAATTGTTGTTGTATCCACTCCTTCCGAAAGACCAGCCAACGATCCTTCTTTCCTTGCCTAACCACCCACATTAAAACCTCTGTTTATGCAACAACTGCTATGCTTGTCAGTTAACCAGCGTGCTATCTCTGCACTGCTTACTCCTTTTTATTTCCTGTTTCAATCTAAAAAACTGCTGCTTCGTTTCGCTATGCTCGTGATGAGTGTGGGGATGATGAATGGGGTTGTGGGGCAGGCGACGGTGACAACAGATAAACCGGATTACCAACCAGGTGATACAGTTCTAATAACTGGAACAGGCTGGCAGCCAGGTGAGACAGTTAAATTAGATGTAGATGAAGAACCCAAACCTACAACTTGTTTACTTCCACATGATTTAATAGTTGTAGCAGATGCAGATGGGAAAATATATAGTAAAGAATTTCTAATCAAAGAAAATCATCTAGGAGTAACATTTACACTAACCGCCACAGGTCAAAGTTCTGGACTTGTTGCTGTTACTACATTCACAGATGCGTTGTTCTTTAGTGCATCTATTACAAGTAATCCTATTTCGATTTGCGCCGGAACTAATGCGTCTTACACAATTACCATAAAAAATAATACTACTACGGGGCCGGGAGAAACACCGACTGGTCAGAATGCAAGATTAGGCTCTATCAGAATCGCAATTCCCTCGGGATATACAGGTATCGTAATAACATCTAATTCTCCAGATTGGACTGTAAGTACAGCCACACCTGGCTTTATTGAATTTGATGCAAATGGCAATGACAACAATAACAATAGAATCGATCCGACTGAATCTGTGTTTATTACTTTTACCGCTATCGCTCCAATTACACCTATAAACCCATATGTGTGGATAACAGAGGCGTGGGTAGGGTCAAATTTTACAGGAACTAAATATCCAGGAATCGGAACTGATCTTAATCCAGGTAACCAACCAAATGTAATAGTTAACCCCAATCATTCAATTAATCTTAGTTCAACTTCAAATAATCAAACTGTATGTCGTAATACTGCAATTACAGATATTACTTTTAATGTAGGAGGAGGCGCAACTGGCGCAAATATTACAGGTTTGCCAAATGGTTTATCTGGTAGTTTTAATGCCGGAGTGTTCACGATAACCGGAACCTCTTCGCAAGAAGGTATTTTTGATTATACAATTATAACTACGGGAAATAGTTGTACTGCAGCTCAAGCAACGGGTACTATTACAATTAAAGGCTTATTAGATTATGCCAATCTTCAATTCCCTTCTTCATTTTCTATCTGTCAAGGAGGAAATTTCACAGCTTATGGAAGAGTATATGAATCAGGTGTAACTGAAGCAAATGGAGCGGGTACTGGTATCATTGCACAAATCGGCTATAATAATACAAATTCTGATCCTTCCACATGGCCTGAAGCGAATTGGTCAAACGCAACATATAATACTCAGGTTGGCAATGATGACGAGTATCAGGCAAGCTTTGGTTCTTCATTAACACCCGGTACATATTATTACACATTCCGCTACTCATTAAATGGCTGCCAATGGCAATACGGTGGTTACAGTGCCGGCGGTGGTAATTTTTGGGGTGGAGCAAATGTTAGCGGTGTTCTAACCGTAAATGCGAATCATACGCTTTCTTATAACTCCGGCTCTACTTCCCAATCAATTTGTGAAGGGCTTCCAATTGAACCGATCATTTATACGATAGGAGGCGGGGCCGCAAACGTAAATGTTTCAGGGTTACCTAATGGTGTGGTAAAAAGTATTTCTGGAAACACGGTTACTATCAGTGGTACGCCAACGGTTCAATTTGGAACTTTTAACTATACCGTTACTACTACTGGTAATAGTTGTACTACACAAAGCTTGGGAGGTACTATAACAGTTAAGAGCAAACTTGATGTTGTTAATTTACAGTTTCCGTTAACCAGTACGCTCTGTCTTGGCCAGCCACTCAATGCATTTGGCCAGGTGTATGAACCCGAAGTAACACCGGGTAATGGTCCGGCTAGTCCAAACATTATTGCAGAATTTGGAGTGGGTACCACCAATAATACAAATTCTTTTACCTGGTATGCAGCATCATTTAACAGTGCCGGCAGTGAAGGTAATAATGATGAATATCAATACGCATTTACAGCTCCATCTGTTGGAACTTATTATTACACTTTCCGTTATTCATTTAATGGATGTGATTTGCAGTATGCACAGGATATTGGAGTGCTTACTGTAAACCAACCACCAACCATCAACCTTACTTCTGCAAATAATTTGCAGACAGTTTGTGATGGCGTGGCCATAAACGCCATAACCTATTCTATTGGCGGAGGTGCAACCGGCGCAGGTGTTATGGGTTTACCAACCGGATTAACAGGAAGCTATAACAGTGGCGTATTTACAATTTCGGGTACTCCTACACAATACGGTATTTTTAATTATACTGTTTCAACAACAGGCCCTGATGGATGTACAGCTGCAACGGCAACTGGTACAATAACTGTAAAGCAGAAATTCAGTTTTGTAAATCTTCAGTTCCCTCCATCTGGTACAATTTGTACCAATCAAAGCTTTGATGTGTATGGACAAGTATACGCAGCAGGCGTAACAGAAGCAGCAGGGGCAGGTGCCAATATTATTGCGGAACTTGGTTATAGTACAACAGACACCGATCCCTCAACTTGGGGAACATGGATTTCTGCAACATACAATGGTCAAGGTGGTATAAGTAATAATAATGATGAGTACAAAGGAACTCTTTCATCATTAGCGCCTGGTACCTACTATTATACATTCCGCTATAAGTTGAATGAATGCGAGTATCAGTATGGTGGAACTTCAGGTTTCTGGTCTGCAGGACAAAGTGGTGTGCTTACAGTAAACGCATTACCAGTAATTACATCAAGTCCTGTTAATAGCACGATTACATACGGAACTAACGCATCTTTATCTGCATCAGCTACCGGTACGGGTCCTTTAACGTATCAATGGCAGGTAAATACAGGAAGCGGCTATACAAATATTTCATTGGCTGGTATATATGCAAATACAGATGCCAATCCATCGACATTGGAAATCGAGAAGCCAACTGTTGCAATGAGTGGTTATGTCTATCGTGTAATGGTTTCGGGTGCTTGTGCACCAGCGGCGGAGAGTGATGGAGCTGTA
This region of Lacibacter sp. H407 genomic DNA includes:
- a CDS encoding immunoglobulin domain-containing protein yields the protein MQQLLCLSVNQRAISALLTPFYFLFQSKKLLLRFAMLVMSVGMMNGVVGQATVTTDKPDYQPGDTVLITGTGWQPGETVKLDVDEEPKPTTCLLPHDLIVVADADGKIYSKEFLIKENHLGVTFTLTATGQSSGLVAVTTFTDALFFSASITSNPISICAGTNASYTITIKNNTTTGPGETPTGQNARLGSIRIAIPSGYTGIVITSNSPDWTVSTATPGFIEFDANGNDNNNNRIDPTESVFITFTAIAPITPINPYVWITEAWVGSNFTGTKYPGIGTDLNPGNQPNVIVNPNHSINLSSTSNNQTVCRNTAITDITFNVGGGATGANITGLPNGLSGSFNAGVFTITGTSSQEGIFDYTIITTGNSCTAAQATGTITIKGLLDYANLQFPSSFSICQGGNFTAYGRVYESGVTEANGAGTGIIAQIGYNNTNSDPSTWPEANWSNATYNTQVGNDDEYQASFGSSLTPGTYYYTFRYSLNGCQWQYGGYSAGGGNFWGGANVSGVLTVNANHTLSYNSGSTSQSICEGLPIEPIIYTIGGGAANVNVSGLPNGVVKSISGNTVTISGTPTVQFGTFNYTVTTTGNSCTTQSLGGTITVKSKLDVVNLQFPLTSTLCLGQPLNAFGQVYEPEVTPGNGPASPNIIAEFGVGTTNNTNSFTWYAASFNSAGSEGNNDEYQYAFTAPSVGTYYYTFRYSFNGCDLQYAQDIGVLTVNQPPTINLTSANNLQTVCDGVAINAITYSIGGGATGAGVMGLPTGLTGSYNSGVFTISGTPTQYGIFNYTVSTTGPDGCTAATATGTITVKQKFSFVNLQFPPSGTICTNQSFDVYGQVYAAGVTEAAGAGANIIAELGYSTTDTDPSTWGTWISATYNGQGGISNNNDEYKGTLSSLAPGTYYYTFRYKLNECEYQYGGTSGFWSAGQSGVLTVNALPVITSSPVNSTITYGTNASLSASATGTGPLTYQWQVNTGSGYTNISLAGIYANTDANPSTLEIEKPTVAMSGYVYRVMVSGACAPAAESDGAV